A region of Ursus arctos isolate Adak ecotype North America unplaced genomic scaffold, UrsArc2.0 scaffold_31, whole genome shotgun sequence DNA encodes the following proteins:
- the TAP2 gene encoding antigen peptide transporter 2 has translation MLFPDLRPWAFLLLADSALLWLLQGTLGALLPPGLPGLWLEGTLRLGGLWWLLKVGGLLGLVGTLLAPLCLGTPLFLSLRALVPGALSAPPVRVASAPWSWLLLGYAAVWLGWAMWALLSSPGAQETKQGQENNTDLMWRLLKLSWPDLPYLLAAFFFLIVAVLGETVIPYYSGHVIDILRGDFDPDAFTSAILFMCLFSIGSSLCAGCRGSCFTFTMSRINVRVRQLLFSSLLRQDLSFFQDTKTGELNSRLNSDTKLMSCWLAFNANVLLRSVVKVVGLYSFMLSLSPRLALLSLLKVPLEITAQKLYDVRHQAVLREIQNAVAKAGQVVREAVGGLQTVRSFGAEEHELGLYKEALEQCRQLWWRRDLERALYVLFQRMLHLGMQVLMLNCGLQQILAGDLTQGGLLSFLLYQEDMGHYVQTLVYMCGDMLSNVGAAEKVFQYLDRKPNLPPPGTLAPPTLRGLVEFQDVSFAYPNRPDQPVLKGLTFTLRPGQMTALVGPNGSGKSTVAALLQNLYQPTGGRLLLDGQPLSQYEHRYLHRQVTSVGQEPVLFSGSVRDNIAYGLKSCSDEQVMAAAQAANADGFIQEMEHGLYTDVGERGNQLAVGQKQCLAIARALVRDPRVLILDEATSALDVQCEQALQDWKSRGDRTVLVIAHRLQTVQSADQILVLRQGELLERAQLMEGQDLYSRLAQQLLED, from the exons ATGCTGTTCCCTGACCTGAGACCCTGGGCCTTCCTGCTGCTGGCAGACTCGGCTCTACTATGGCTGCTTCAGGGGACTCTGGGGGCTCTCCTTCCCCCAGGGCTTCCTGGCCTGTGGCTGGAGGGGACCCTGCGACTTGGAGGGCTCTGGTGGCTGCTAAAGGTGGGAGGACTGCTGGGATTGGTGGGAACACTGCTGGCCCCGCTCTGCCTGGGGACTccgctgtttctctctctgaggGCCCTGGTCCCAGGGGCCTTGAGTGCTCCCCCAGTCAGAGTGGCTTCAGCACCCTGGAGCTGGCTGCTGCTGGGGTATGCGGCTGTGTGGCTAGGCTGGGCCATGTGGGCTCTGCTGAGCTCTCCAGGAGCCCAAGAGACGAAGCAGGGCCAGGAGAACAATACAGACTTGATGTGGAGGCTGCTGAAGCTCTCCTGGCCAGACCTGCCTTACCTCCTTGCAGCCTTCTTCTTCCTTATTGTTGCCGTGTTGG GTGAGACAGTCATCCCTTACTATTCGGGTCATGTCATTGACATCCTGAGAGGTGATTTCGACCCTGATGCCTTTACCAGCGCCatccttttcatgtgtctgttctcCATTGGGAG cTCACTGTGTGCGGGCTGCCGAGGAAGCTGCTTCACCTTCACCATGTCCAGAATCAATGTGCGGGTCCGGCAGctgcttttctcctcccttctgcGCCAGGACCTCAGCTTCTTCCAGGATACTAAGACAG GGGAGCTGAATTCAAGGCTGAACTCGGATACCAAATTGATGAGCTGCTGGCTTGCTTTTAACGCCAATGTGCTCTTGCGAAGCGTGGTCAAAGTGGTGGGGCTGTACAGCTTCATGCTCAGTCTGTCCCCTCGACttgccctcctctctctgctcaagGTGCCTCTGGAAATAACGGCTCAAAAACTGTACGATGTCCGCCATCAG GCAGTGCTTCGGGAGATCCAGAATGCTGTGGCAAAAGCAGGACAGGTGGTGCGGGAGGCAGTTGGAGGGCTGCAGACCGTGCGCAGTTTTGGGGCCGAGGAGCATGAGCTTGGTCTCTATAAGGAGGCCCTGGAACAGTGCCGGCAGCTGTGGTGGCGACGAGACCTGGAACGTGCCCTCTACGTACTCTTTCAGAGG ATGCTGCACCTGGGAATGCAGGTGCTGATGCTGAACTGTGGACTGCAGCAGATCCTGGCCGGGGACCTCACCCAGGGTGGGctgctctccttcctgctctACCAGGAGGACATGGGCCATTATGTGCAG ACCCTGGTTTACATGTGTGGGGATATGCTCAGCAACGTAGGGGCTGCCGAGAAGGTGTTTCAGTACCTGGACCGAAAGCCAAATCTGCCCCCGCCTGGGACGCTGGCCCCTCCCACTCTGCGGGGGCTGGTGGAATTCCAGGATGTCTCCTTCGCGTATCCCAACCGCCCGGACCAGCCTGTGCTCAAG GGGCTGACGTTCACCCTGCGTCCTGGTCAGATGACGGCCCTGGTGGGGCCCAACGGGTCCGGGAAGAGCACAGTGGCTGCCCTGCTGCAGAATCTGTACCAGCCCACCGGGGGACGGCTGCTGCTGGATGGGCAGCCCCTCTCCCAGTATGAGCACCGCTACCTGCACCGACAG GTGACTTCGGTGGGGCAGGAGCCCGTGCTCTTCTCCGGTTCTGTGAGGGACAACATTGCCTACGGGCTGAAGAGCTGCAGTGATGAGCAGGTGATGGCTGCGGCCCAGGCCGCCAACGCCGACGGCTTCATCCAGGAGATGGAGCACGGGCTGTATACAG ATGTAGGGGAGAGAGGCAACCAGTTGGCTGTGGGACAGAAACAGTGTCTGGCCATTGCCCGGGCCCTTGTGCGGGACCCACGAGTCCTCATCCTGGATGAAGCCACCAGTGCCCTGGACGTCCAGTGTGAGCAGGCG CTGCAGGACTGGAAATCCCGCGGGGACCGAACGGTGCTGGTGATCGCTCACAGGCTGCAGACGGTGCAGAGTGCGGACCAGATCCTGGTGCTCAGGCAGGGGGAGCTGCTGGAGCGCGCGCAGCTCATGGAGGGGCAGGACCTCTATTCCCGCCTGGCGCAGCAGCTCCTGGAGGACTGA